One part of the Salmo salar chromosome ssa28, Ssal_v3.1, whole genome shotgun sequence genome encodes these proteins:
- the grb7 gene encoding growth factor receptor-bound protein 7 — MEVQGQWAEVFEGSDRQEDSGGEGELLGSSTITLAPLVANPPPPPIRRSQPLVIHRSRMNTVERFSVPSIPNPFPELCSPSQSPVLIGSLSPPRSDTHLIKVFGEDSHSRSLWVIPRATARDVCHLLVQTTHCSDQENWALIELHSALGLERVLEDHEVVVEVQAAWPSESDTKLLFRKNYAKYEFFRTPVLFFPKHMISDSADVTKGMTSAELIQNLLQSGTCPEIQGFLHVREPSRKAWKKVYFFLRRSGLYCSTKGSSKEPRHLQYVADLEDLNVYSITNSRKLYGAPVDFTFCIKPSKDRIRAQDLKLLCAENEQTRTCWTSAFRLFKYGRQLHCNYQLSQSAPRLQEVVSQRCESEASLVAMDFSGKAGGRVIQNAWEAQSAEKEEGQAWRRREALRCSLPNLTPGSRPSSIHRTQLWFHGGVSRKQAQRLIEEQGLVDGMFLIRESQQHAQCFVLSLCYKLKTKHYLVIPCEEGGRKYYTMDDGLTLFIDLLQLVEFHQINKGILPVCLKHPCVCVAL; from the exons ATGGAGGTCCAAGGGCAATGGGCGGAGGTCTTCGAGGGCTCTGACAGACAAGAGGACTCTGGTGGGGAGGGTGAGCTGCTGGGTAGCTCCACAATCACCTTGGCTCCTCTGGTGgccaaccctcctcctccccccattcGCCGCTCCCAGCCCCTCGTCATCCACAGAAGCAG AATGAATACCGTGGAACGGTTCTCTGTTCCTTCTATACCCAATCCCTTTCCAGAGCTGTGCAGCCCCTCTCAATCCCCAGTCCTGATTGGCTCTCTCTCACCGCCGAGAAGTGACACGCAT CTGATCAAGGTGTTCGGCGAGGACAGTCACAGTCGGTCCCTGTGGGTGATACCCAGGGCCACAGCCAGGGACGTGTGCCATTTGTTGGTGCAGACAACCCACTGTAGCGACCAGGAGAACTGGGCTCTGATCGAGCTGCATTCAGCCTTGGGCCTGG agcGAGTTCTGGAGGACCacgaggtggtggtggaggtgcagGCTGCCTGGCCCTCCGAGAGCGACACCAAGCTTCTGTTCCGCAAGAACTACGCCAAATATGAGTTCTTCAGGACACCTGTG CTGTTCTTCCCCAAGCACATGATCTCAGACAGTGCTGATGTCACCAAGGGAATGACCTCAGCAGAACTCATCCAG AATCTGCTGCAGTCGGGGACATGTCCTGAGATCCAGGGCTTCCTCCACGTCAGAGAGCCCAGCCGCAAAGCCTGGAAGAAGGTCTACTTCTTCCTCCGACGTTCAGGCCTCTACTGCTCCACCAAAGGCTCATCAAAG GAGCCCCGTCACCTCCAGTACGTGGCTGACCTGGAAGACCTGAACGTCTACAGTATCACCAACAGCCGCAAGCTCTACGGTGCCCCTGTGGACTTCACCTTCTGCATCAAG CCCAGCAAAGACCGTATTCGTGCGCAGGACTTGAAGCTGCTGTGTGCGGAGAACGAACAAACGCGCACCTGCTGGACCTCTGCATTTCGACTATTCAAG TATGGGAGGCAGCTGCATTGTAACTACCAGCTGTCCCAGTCAGCACCTCGTCTACAGGAGGTTGTGTCTCAGCGGTGTGAGTCGGAGGCCAGCCTGGTCGCCATGGACTTTTCAGGGAAGGCGGGGGGCCGGGTCATCCAGAATGCCTGGGAGGCCCAGAGcgcggagaaggaggagggacaggcaTGGAGG AGGAGAGAAGCCTTGAGGTGCAGCCTACCCAACCTTACCCCGGGATCTCGGCCCTCTT CCATACACCGGACCCAGCTCTGGTTCCACGGTGGTGTGTCGCGAAAGCAGGCCCAGAGGCTGATCGAGGAACAGGGATTGGTGGATGG gatgttCCTGATTCGTGAGAGCCAGCAGCATGCCCAGTGTTTTGTCCTCTCGTTGTGTTACAAGCTGAAGACCAAACACTACCTCGTCATCCCT